One window from the genome of Labeo rohita strain BAU-BD-2019 chromosome 10, IGBB_LRoh.1.0, whole genome shotgun sequence encodes:
- the tlx3b gene encoding T-cell leukemia homeobox protein 3b, with the protein MDRAPSSSPSGTSQTSQPTQHEPISFGIDQILSGTDQESQQNSTRNNSESSSSSASGGSYHLGSPTGASATPYTTLTGTFHGIAAPYEESSPYGVNLTLAPGGVIRVPAHRPLAAAVPPPMASAVPGLGSLSFPWMESSQRFAKDRFAAALTPFTVARRIGHPYQNRTPPKRKKPRTSFSRVQICELEKRFHRQKYLASAERAALAKTLKMTDAQVKTWFQNRRTKWRRQTAEEREAERQQANRLMIQLQHDAFQKSLTDSVPTDPLCIHNSSLFALQNLQPWASEESGKLGGVTALV; encoded by the exons ATGGACCGAGCCCCAAGCTCCAGCCCAAGTGGCACCAGTCAAACATCACAACCTACCCAACATGAACCCATCAGCTTCGGCATTGACCAGATTCTCAGCGGCACCGATCAAGAGTCACAGCAGAACTCGACCAGGAATAATTCCgagagcagcagcagcagcgcgAGCGGAGGCAGTTACCATCTCGGCAGCCCAACGGGAGCGAGCGCAACGCCGTACACGACACTAACCGGCACTTTTCACGGTATCGCTGCTCCATATGAGGAGTCCAGTCCATACGGAGTGAACTTGACCCTTGCGCCCGGAGGAGTGATTAGGGTCCCGGCGCACAGGCCCCTGGCCGCGGCCGTGCCTCCACCCATGGCCAGCGCGGTACCCGGACTTGGAAGCCTCAGTTTTCCCTGGATGGAGAGCAGCCAACGCTTCGCGAAAGACAGGtttgcag CAGCCCTAACACCTTTCACTGTGGCTCGGCGTATTGGTCACCCGTACCAGAACCGCACACCACCTAAGAGAAAGAAGCCCCGTACGTCTTTCTCCCGAGTGCAGATCTGTGAGCTGGAAAAGCGCTTCCACAGACAAAAATACCTGGCCAGCGCTGAAAGAGCAGCCTTGGCAAAAACTCTGAAGATGACAGACGCCCAGGTCAAAACCTGGTTTCAAAACCGCAGGACCAAGTGGAG GCGGCAGACGGCGGAGGAAAGGGAGGCAGAGCGTCAGCAGGCCAACCGGCTGATGATTCAACTCCAGCACGATGCCTTTCAGAAGTCTTTGACTGATTCAGTTCCAACAGACCCGCTCTGCATCCACAACTCATCGCTGTTCGCCCTGCAGAACCTACAGCCTTGGGCGAGCGAGGAGAGCGGCAAGCTTGGGGGAGTGACTGCGCTCGTATGA
- the npm1a gene encoding LOW QUALITY PROTEIN: nucleophosmin 1a (The sequence of the model RefSeq protein was modified relative to this genomic sequence to represent the inferred CDS: inserted 2 bases in 1 codon) → MDLEQMGPQTFLYGCELKAGKEVKFNPEDDDFDHQLSVRMACVDPSTKDELNVVEIEGQDSEGQKVKAVLATLKPSTLPSVCLGGFEITPPVVFRLRSGSGPVHISGQHLVIMGGDQSFXEEEEEEEEEETLTAAKKRPASVTQKPSKKMKMDEEEDDDDDEDEDDEDEDDDDDIDDDDDDDEEEEESEEESPVKAKKTPSKPQTPAQNGKGPKPNTPAKQQNKTPEKNKKDNKKAQSPKTPQVLTVPDIKTKMMASVEKGVSLPKVQQKFENFVKNCFKVTDAKVIDELWKWRQSVK, encoded by the exons gttGTGAGCTCAAGGCAGGCAAGGAGGTCAAATTTAATCCAGAGGATGATGATTTCGATCATCAGTTATCAGTCAGAATG GCCTGCGTTGATCCCTCAACAAAAGACGAACTGAACGTTGTGGAGATTGAAGGTCAGGATTCAGAGGGTCAGAAGGTCAAAGCAGTTCTGGCCACACTCAAGCCTTCCACTCTCCCCAGC GTGTGTTTGGGTGGGTTTGAAATCACTCCACCTGTTGTATTCCGTCTACGCTCTGGTTCCGGTCCAGTTCACATTAGTGGACAGCATCTTGTCA TTATGGGAGGAGACCAGTCCTT tgaagaagaggaggaggaagaagaagaggagaCATTGACAGCAGCTAAGAAGAGGCCAGCGTCAGTGACTCAGAAGCCTTCA aaaaaaatgaagatggatgaagaggaggatgatgatgacgatgaagATGA GGATGATgaggatgaagatgatgatgatgatattgACGacgatgacgatgatgatgaggaggaggaggaaagtGAAGAAGAGTCTCCTGTAAAG GCAAAGAAGACACCATCCAAACCACAGACCCCTGCACAGAACGGAAAAGGGCCCAAGCCAAATACGCCTgctaaacaacaaaacaagactcctgaaaagaacaaaaaggaCAACAAGAAAGCACAGTCACCCAAAACGCCACAGGTTTTAACTGTCCCAGACATCAAAACCAAGATGATGGCGAGTGTAGAAAAG ggtgtATCATTgccaaaagtacagcaaaagttTGAGAACTTTGTGAAGAACTGCTTCAAAGTCACCGACGCAAAG GTAATCGATGAGCTGTGGAAGTGGAGACAGAGTGTCAAATAG